A single genomic interval of Solanum stenotomum isolate F172 unplaced genomic scaffold, ASM1918654v1 scaffold17555, whole genome shotgun sequence harbors:
- the LOC125850528 gene encoding putative transcription elongation factor SPT5 homolog 1, translating into MPRQRDYDDDDDEPEEEEDDVYEEEEEEEEEDDRGKAGRKRRRSDFIDDAAEEDEDEDEDDDDEDYGGGGGGGGGGRRRPKRRTGSEFFDLEAAVDSDEDEEEEEGEDDFIVDSGADIPDEDGARREYRHRLLPHEDQEEDLEELTRSIKQRYARSPHVEYDEEATDVEQQALLPSVRDPKLWMVKCAIGREREVAVCLMQKAIDRGPELQIRSVVALDHLKNYIYIEADKEAHVREACKGMRNIYASAKIMLVPIKEMTDVLSVESKAVDLARDAWVRMKMGTYKGDLAKVMDVDNVRQKVVVKLIPRIDLQALANKLEGRDAPKKKAFIPPPRFMNIDEAREMNLRVERRRDPMSGDYFENIGGMMFKDGFLYKTVSMKSISTLNIQPTFDELEKFRQTGEGGDGDMASLSTLFANRKKGHFMKGDRVIVVKGDLRNLKGHVEKVEEDTVHIRPNQKDLPLTLAFSDKELCKYFDLGNHVKVVSGSSEGATGMVVSVQGHVVNLVSDTTKELLRVFADNVVESSEVTSGLTRIGEYELHDLVILDNKSFGVIIRVDSEAFQVLKGVPDRPEVALVRLREIKAKVEKKGNAQDRYKNHLAVKDVVKVLEGPCKGKQGPVEHIFRGVVFIYDRHHLEHAGYICAKTQSCVLVGGSRANGDRNGNPMSSRFAHMRAPPRAPQSPMRSSRGGPPMSYGGRHRGGRGQDALVGADVKIRLGPFKGCKGRVVDIKGTSVRVELEAQMKVVTVDRNHISDNVNVSVPFREPSRYGLGSETPSHPSRTPLHPFMTPMRDPGATPIHDGMRTPMRDRAWNPMSPPRDNWEEGNPASWGSSPQYQPSSPRSRAYEAPTPGSGWTNTPSGNYSDAGTPRDNGSAYANAPSPYLPSTPGGQPPMTPSSAYIPGTPGGQPMTPGSGGLDMMSPIGGGDTEGPWLLPDILVNVRKSNDDTVIGVVHEVLADGSCSVGLGLSGNGDTIIVHPTEIDIIVPKKSDKIKIMGGPQRGATGKLIGVDGTDGIVKVDDTLDVKILDMVLLAKLAHA; encoded by the exons ATGCCGCGCCAACGTGACTACGACGACGACGACGATGAACcagaggaggaagaagatgacGTGTatgaagaggaggaggaggaggaggaagaggacgATAGAGGGAAGGCTGGACGGAAACGGCGTAGATCAGATTTTATTGATGATGCGGCGGAGGAagatgaggatgaggatgaggacgatgatgatgaagatTATGGCGGTGGAGGTGGAGGCGGAGGAGGTGGTAGAAGACGACCTAAAAGGAGGACTGGTTCGGAATTTTTTGACCTAGAAGCTGCTGTAGATAGTGACGAGgatgaggaggaagaagaaggcgAAGATG ATTTCATAGTAGATAGTGGAGCAGATATACCTGACGAGGATGGTGCCAGACGTGAATATCGTCACCGACTGTTGCCGCATGAGGACCAAGAAGAAGACCTTGAGGAGCTTACGAGAAGCATTAAGCAAAGATATGCAAGGTCACCTCATGTTGAGTATGATGAGGAAGCAACAGATGTTGAGCAGCAAGCTCTCTTGCCATCTGTCAGGGATCCAAAGCTCTGGATGGTGAAATGTGCG ATTGGCCGTGAGAGAGAGGTTGCGGTTTGCCTAATGCAAAAGGCAATTGATAGAGGACCTGAATTGCAAATTCGATCAGTTGTAGCCCTTGATCATCTTAAgaactatatatacatagaagCGGACAAAGAAGCCCACGTGAGGGAG GCGTGCAAGGGTATGCGCAATATATATGCCTCTGCAAAAATAATGCTGGTCCCCATAAAAGAGATGACTGATGTCCTTTCAGTTGAAAGCAAAGCGGTTGATCTTGCCAGGGATGCTTGGGTCAGAATGAAGATGGGAACTTACAAGGGAGACCTTGCAAAG GTTATGGATGTAGATAATGTGAGACAGAAAGTCGTCGTGAAATTAATCCCAAGGATTGATTTACAGGCTCTTGCAAACAAGTTG GAAGGGAGGGATGCTCCAAAGAAAAAGGCATTTATTCCTCCACCACGCTTTATGAATATCGATGAAGCAAG AGAGATGAACCTACGTGTGGAACGTAGGCGAGACCCGATGTCAGGTGACTATTTTGAGAATATTGGAGGTATGATGTTCAAAGATGGTTTCTTGTATAAGACAGTGTCAATGAAATCAATCAGCACCCTGAACATACAGCCAACTTTTGATGAACTTGAGAAATTCCGGCAAACTGGTGAGGGTGGGGATGGCGATATGGCTAGTCTATCTACTTTGTTTGCAAATAGGAAAAAAGGTCATTTTATGAAGGGTGACCGCGTTATTGTGGTGAAGGGGGATCTCAGAAACTTGAAAGGCCATGTTGAGAAAGTCGAAGAAGATACTGTTCATATCAGACCAAATCAGAAAGACCTTCCTTTG ACTTTGGCTTTTAGTGACAAAGAGCTATGCAAGTACTTTGATCTTGGAAATCACGTGAAAGTAGTATCTGGTTCATCTGAAGGTGCAACCGGTATGGTTGTCTCTGTTCAGGGACATGTGGTTAACCTGGTATCAGATACAACAAAGGAGCTT CTCCGTGTATTTGCCGATAATGTTGTTGAGAGCTCTGAAGTAACATCTGGTCTCACTCGTATTGGGGAATATGAGCTCCATGATCTTGTAATACTAGA CAATAAGAGCTTCGGTGTGATTATTCGTGTAGACAGCGAAGCCTTCCAG GTCCTTAAGGGTGTGCCTGATAGACCTGAAGTAGCACTTGTTAGACTTAGAGAGATCAAAGCGAAAGTTGAAAAGAAAGGGAATGCCCAAGATCGGTATAAGAACCACCTGGCGGTGAAAGACGTGGTAAAAGTTCTTGAGGGTCCTTGTAAA GGAAAACAAGGTCCTGTAGAACACATCTTCAGAGgagttgtttttatttatgatcGTCATCACCTTGAGCATGCTGGTTATATTTGTGCCAAAACCCAAtcttgtgtgttggttggtggCTCACGGGCAAATGGTGATAGAAAT GGTAACCCCATGTCATCAAGATTTGCGCATATGAGAGCTCCACCACGTGCTCCTCAATCTCCAATGAGATCATCTAGAGGTGGTCCACCTATGAGTT ATGGAGGCAGACATAGAGGTGGAAGAGGGCAGGATGCTTTAGTTGGAGCTGATGTGAAAATTCGCCTTGGACCATTCAAAGGTTGTAAAGGGCGTGTTGTTGACATCAAAGGAACTTCAGTCCGAGTTGAACTTGAAGCCCAGATGAAAGTTGTTACAG TTGATCGCAACCATATCTCCGATAATGTTAACGTGTCAGTGCCGTTTAG GGAACCATCTAGATATGGTTTGGGAAGTGAAACACCATCACATCCTTCTAGGACTCCACTGCACCCATTTATGACACCTATGAGAGATCCTGGAG CAACACCTATCCATGATGGCATGAGGACGCCAATGCGTGACAGAGCATGGAATCCAATGAGTCCACCTAG GGATAATTGGGAAGAGGGAAACCCTGCTTCCTGGGGGTCAAGTCCGCAATATCAG CCATCTAGTCCTCGTTCAAGGGCGTATGAAGCACCTACTCCTGGTTCTGGTTGGACTAATACTCCTAGTGGTAATTACAGTGATGCTGGGACCCCAAGAGACAATGGTTCTGCATATG CTAATGCTCCAAGTCCTTACTTGCCATCAACTCCTGGTGGACAACCACCAATGACACCAAGTTCAGCATATATACCTGGTACTCCTGGCGGGCAGCCAATGACTCCTGGAAGTGGTGGGCTGGATATGATGTCACCTATAGGAG GTGGGGATACAGAAGGTCCTTGGCTCTTGCCTGATATCTTGGTCAATGTACGAAAGTCCAATGATGATACTGTCATCGGAGTTGTCCATGAGGTGCTCGCG GATGGTTCCTGTAGTGTTGGTCTTGGATTAAGTGGCAATGGTGACACTATCATTGTGCACCCAACtgaaattgatataattgtACCAAAGAAGTCtgataaaatcaaaatcatgGGTGGTCCCCAACGTGGTGCAACCGGTAAGCTTATTGGTGTTGATGGCACTGATGGGATTGTAAAGGTGGATGATACCCTTGATGTTAAAATTTTAGACATGGTACTTTTGGCCAAGTTAGCGCATGCATAG
- the LOC125850543 gene encoding peroxidase 43-like: MTLFNKDAKSFIKLISIICFLQISALNGQLRVGFYSESCHNVESIVSSMVKEASQREPRMPAILLRLHFHDCFVQGCDGSILIDNVKEAERNAFGHEGLGGFAEIQTAKTQLEVQCPGVVSCADIVALAARDAVVMAGGESYEVETGRRDGRVSDLSFASKMPDVDDSIEVLKEKFKTKGFTEKDLVILSGAHTIGTTACFFMPKRLYNFTGKSDVDPSINPKFLPELRSKCPKNGDVNVRISLDNLSERKFDDQIMHNIKNGFAVIASDARLYDDNITKAVVDSYLEITEKLNPNSSSFGTDFGLAMVKLGRLEVKTGLLGEIRKVCNSFNKM, from the exons atgacATTGTTCAACAAAGATGCAAAGAGTTTCattaaattaatttcaattatttgtttcCTACaaatatcagctctaaatggaCAACTTAGAGTTGGGTTTTATTCTGAAAGTTGTCATAATGTAGAGTCCATTGTTAGCTCTATGGTTAAAGAAGCTTCACAAAGAGAACCAAGAATGCCAGCCATCTTACTTCGACTCCATTTCCATGATTGCTTTGTCCAG GGTTGTGATGGATCAATTTTGATTGATAATGTTAAAgaagctgaaagaaatgcattTGGTCATGAAGGGCTTGGAGGATTTGCTGAGATCCAAACAGCCAAAACTCAATTGGAAGTCCAATGTCCTGGTGTTGTATCTTGTGCTGATATTGTCGCTTTAGCTGCTAGAGATGCTGTTGTTATG GCTGGTGGAGAATCTTATGAAGTAGAGACAGGTAGAAGAGATGGAAGAGTATCAGATTTGTCATTTGCATCCAAAATGCCAGATGTGGATGACTCAATTGAAGTTctcaaagaaaaattcaaaaccaAAGGCTTTACAGAGAAGGATCTTGTCATTTTGAGTG GGGCACATACAATTGGCACAACAGCTTGTTTTTTCATGCCTAAAAGATTATACAATTTTACTGGAAAATCAGATGTAGATCCATCTATCAATCCTAAATTCCTCCCAGAATTAAGAAGCAAATGTCCCAAAAATGGGGACGTAAACGTTCGAATATCGCTCGATAACCTTAGTGAAAGAAAATTTGATGATCAAATAATGCACAACATAAAGAATGGATTTGCAGTTATAGCATCAGATGCAAGGCTTTATGATGATAATATTACAAAAGCAGTGGTTGATTCTTATCTTGAGATTACAGAGAAATTAAATCCTAATTCATCTTCATTTGGGACTGATTTTGGTTTAGCAATGGTGAAGTTGGGAAGGCTTGAGGTGAAGACTGGATTACTAGGAGAGATTAGAAAGGTTTGtaattcttttaataaaatgtaG